A genomic window from Candidatus Andeanibacterium colombiense includes:
- the astD gene encoding succinylglutamate-semialdehyde dehydrogenase — translation MSSDAIISLEPATGAELWRGMPGNVDETVARARKAWHGWAAQPLGYRIEAVRRFANEVRKAGDPLAELIARETGKPLWETRTEVEAVINKVETSIRAYSERTGQRKHDSALQGTSALRHKPHGVMAVLGPYNFPAHLPNGHIVPALIAGNAVVFKPSEKTPAVGEFLVGCFHRAGIAADVVQLLIGGPDEGKALVVHPGIDGVLFTGSANAGIAINRKLAANPGKIVALEMGGNNPIVLWDTPLLDDAAVLTVQSAFTSAGQRCTAARRLIVKASLYDEAVDRIARLADRIVVGAPFDDPAPFYGPVIDNNTADQLTESFVYLMTQGGRPIRHMRRLREDLPFLSPAIIDVTNMAERPDVELFGPLLQIVKVDDFDEAIAEANNTRFGLSASLIGGTPQDYNRFWGNIRAGIVNWNRPTNGASSDAPFGGIGLSGNHRPAAFYAADYCAYPVASTEVPQPRASVGVGFKG, via the coding sequence GTGAGCAGTGATGCGATAATCTCGCTCGAACCGGCCACCGGCGCGGAGCTGTGGCGGGGTATGCCGGGCAATGTCGATGAGACCGTCGCCCGTGCGCGCAAGGCCTGGCACGGCTGGGCCGCGCAGCCGCTCGGCTATCGGATAGAGGCCGTCCGCCGCTTCGCCAACGAAGTCCGCAAGGCCGGCGACCCGCTGGCGGAGCTGATCGCGCGCGAAACCGGCAAGCCCTTGTGGGAAACACGCACCGAAGTCGAAGCGGTGATCAACAAGGTCGAGACCTCGATTCGCGCCTATTCCGAGCGCACTGGGCAGCGCAAGCACGACAGCGCGCTGCAGGGCACTAGCGCGCTGCGCCACAAGCCCCACGGCGTGATGGCCGTGCTGGGGCCGTATAATTTCCCCGCGCACCTGCCCAACGGCCATATCGTTCCGGCGCTGATCGCGGGCAATGCGGTGGTGTTCAAGCCGAGCGAAAAGACCCCGGCGGTGGGAGAATTCCTGGTCGGCTGCTTCCACCGCGCGGGGATCGCCGCGGACGTGGTCCAGCTGCTGATCGGCGGGCCGGACGAAGGCAAGGCGCTGGTCGTGCATCCGGGTATCGACGGCGTGCTGTTCACCGGATCGGCCAATGCCGGGATCGCGATCAACCGCAAGCTCGCCGCCAATCCGGGCAAGATCGTCGCGCTGGAGATGGGCGGCAACAATCCGATCGTGCTGTGGGATACGCCGCTGCTCGACGATGCGGCCGTGCTGACCGTGCAATCCGCCTTCACCAGCGCCGGCCAGCGCTGCACCGCCGCGCGGCGGCTGATCGTGAAGGCTTCGCTCTATGACGAAGCGGTCGACCGGATCGCCCGGCTGGCAGACCGGATCGTGGTCGGTGCCCCGTTCGACGATCCGGCCCCGTTCTATGGCCCGGTGATCGACAACAACACCGCCGACCAGCTGACCGAAAGCTTCGTCTATCTGATGACCCAAGGCGGCCGACCGATCCGGCACATGCGCCGCCTGCGCGAGGATCTGCCGTTCCTCTCCCCGGCAATCATCGACGTGACCAATATGGCCGAGCGCCCCGACGTCGAATTGTTCGGCCCCCTGCTGCAGATCGTGAAGGTCGACGATTTCGACGAGGCGATCGCCGAGGCGAACAACACCCGCTTCGGCCTGTCCGCCTCGCTGATCGGCGGCACGCCGCAGGATTACAACCGCTTCTGGGGGAATATCCGCGCCGGCATCGTCAACTGGAACCGCCCGACCAACGGCGCTTCGTCCGATGCACCGTTCGGCGGGATCGGCCTCTCGGGTAACCACCGCCCGGCGGCCTTCTACGCCGCCGATTATTGCGCCTATCCGGTTGCCAGCACCGAAGTACCCCAGCCGCGCGCCAGCGTGGGCGTGGGCTTCAAGGGCTGA